The Nostoc sp. 'Peltigera membranacea cyanobiont' N6 genome contains the following window.
GCGGTCATTATATTTTGAGTATGAAGCCAAAAGCCTTGATTACATTGTTCTCATGTAACAGTTTGATTTAGATTTTGATACAACCTAATTTTACTAATTCGTAATTAGTAATTAAGGAAGTCAGGTTACAGATGATTGAAAATTGGTATTGTATATATCCAGATGGAAAAACCTTCTAATTTATTACTTAAAGTCTCGCGGCGTTTGTTCGTTAATTTAGATGAACAAGAAAAGTTTATTGAGGCTTTAATGAATCCACAGCCTTTTTTACCTAGTATTCTTTGGTGTCAACAAAAGCCTGAAACTTTGCCTTTAGCAGTAGAAACACCAACCTATTGGCAACCACAATTTATAGACCGTTTATCTCTGGGAGAAAAACCCGGTCAGCATCCCTTGCATCAACAAGGATATTTCTATTGTTTAGATTTTTCTTCGGTATTTGCAGCTACCACTTTGTTAGCAATTCCTCAGTCAATACGTTTAGTTTTCGATATGTGTGCCGCACCAGGAGGTAAAAGTATCTTCGCTTGGAAAGCTTTACAACCAGAGTTACTCATCAGTAATGAAGTAATTGGTAAACGTCTAGGAATGCTAATTTCTAATTTGAAGCGTTGCCAGATTAGCTCTAGTGCAGTAGTTAATAGAGATTCAAGTATATTTGCCGAAATGTTTCCCGGCTGTAGCAATCTAGTAATTGTAGATGCTCCTTGTACTGGACAATCTTTGCTTGCTAAAGGTGAAAAAGCACCTGGATGTTTTCACCCAACTGCTATTAATAAAAGTGCAAATCGGCAAAAGCGCATTATAGCTAACTCTGCTAAACTTGTTTCCCCACAAGGCTATTTAGCTTATATGACTTGCACTTATTCACCCGAAGAAAATGAGCAAGTTTGTGAGTGGTTTTTAGAACGCTTTCCCCATTTTCAAGCGATGGAAATTAGTAATTTATCTAAATATCAGTCGCATTTAACTACAATGCCTTGTTATCGAATGTTTCCTCAAGACAGGTTAGGGGCTGGTGCATTTACAGTCATGTTTAAAAATACTAATGAAGATGAAGATGAAGATGAGCATAAAAAAGTAGATTTAAATACAATATCTTCGCTGTATATCTACCAAAATTTGGAAAAGTCAAGTTAATTAAATTCCTGGCATATCTTCTGACTGTCTGGGAGAAAATACGATTTTTTGAAGAGTGCTGCATTTGTCAATAGGTCATCAGGAGTACACTTTTTAAGTAAGTTGACTTTATATTAAAACCATACATCTTGCAATTCTCATATAAGTGCAACACGTGGTAAAGACAAAACACTTTTCATCTGCCTCAACTTCAGATCGACCCTTTTAAAACTTTATAATTTACTTCCTAGTCTCCGATCGGGAATGCAACTGAGAGGTTCGGTCTCTTGTCTAGGCGGCAAAGTTTAAGTAAGTGGGCGTAAATAATCAAAGGTTGATAGTTAGGGCTAAAGTTGCTTACTACAAGTCAATTTAAATGATTTTATATTGCTTAATATAGTTTAATTTATTATTGCCCACTTACTTCTTAGCTATTTCTAAGCTATACCTGGACAACGATATGACGAGATTAATAAAAAACGCTCAAAAATTAACTCTTATAGAAATAAAATATATTTAACCTTTTTATAACCTAAATTTAACCAAGATTTATCCGGTATCAGCGTTAGACTTTTTGAAATAAACATTATACAAAAAAGCTACACCGTACAGGATGCAAATTACATGAGTCGCAAAGTCAGCAAAGTGTTTAAACAGTCTGGGGTGATTCCTTATAGAGTGAACAATGGCAAAGTTGAAATCTTGCTAATCACGACCCGTAACTTTCAGCACTGGGTGATTCCGAAAGGAGATATTTCTAATGGCATGAGTCCGCCTGCATCAGCAGCCAAAGAGGCGTGGGAAGAAGCAGGGGTGATTGGGCAAGTAGATGCAAATGAACTGGGAAGTTACAAGTACCGCAAAGGAGGCAAAATTTACCGGGTCAAGATGTATTTATTACCAGTCGAGATGCTGAGTGAAGATTATCCAGAAGCAAGTCAAAGAAAACGACAGTGGGTAGAAGTGACTATAGCTATCAGGCGGGTTAAGTTTAATTCACTCAAACGAATTCTTAAAGGTTTTTTCCAAGTAAAATCTCACTTTTGTGCATTTCAAGATACTAGTCATATATAAAGATACATATAGTCTAAGTATAATTAACAACGCTTTTAGAGACTGATTGGCAGTGAGTAATTCATCGTTCATAGCAAGTTTTACTAGGACTAAAGTCCTTATTACAAACTTTAATTTATTTGCGCCTAGCTACTTATTAAAAAGCCCTCAAAGTAACGTGAGGGATTTTCAATAAGTAGCTAATATTTAAAACAACTGCGCTTGTAATCAAAATAAAGACACAAGAGGTTGAATGAACAAGTGTTTTGCTGTAACTTTAGGCGTTTTTAGATACCCACTAACGCCCTTAAAAAGGGTGGAACCAGAATCAAAGTCCTGCTTTTTCAAGAGGATTTAGGAGGATTTATAACTTTTGATACTGAAAAGATGATTTCTCAAACATCCTCTAAAGCATCACCTATGTTTAAACCTATTTGATGGTGAGTGTGGGTCTATTTATTGAGTAGACTTATCCGTTCTAAATCCACAGTAAAGCTACCCAAGTTTTTATACCGACAATTCCATCAGCTTGCAATTTTTTAGATGTTTGGAAACTAACAATTGCATTTTTAACTGAATCAGAAAAATGCCCATCGATAGCATTAGTGTATAATCCAATATCTTTTAATTGCTGTTGTAATTGTTTTACTCTTAGCCCAGAATCTCCTAGCTGCAATCCATTAAATCGATT
Protein-coding sequences here:
- a CDS encoding RsmB/NOP family class I SAM-dependent RNA methyltransferase: MEKPSNLLLKVSRRLFVNLDEQEKFIEALMNPQPFLPSILWCQQKPETLPLAVETPTYWQPQFIDRLSLGEKPGQHPLHQQGYFYCLDFSSVFAATTLLAIPQSIRLVFDMCAAPGGKSIFAWKALQPELLISNEVIGKRLGMLISNLKRCQISSSAVVNRDSSIFAEMFPGCSNLVIVDAPCTGQSLLAKGEKAPGCFHPTAINKSANRQKRIIANSAKLVSPQGYLAYMTCTYSPEENEQVCEWFLERFPHFQAMEISNLSKYQSHLTTMPCYRMFPQDRLGAGAFTVMFKNTNEDEDEDEHKKVDLNTISSLYIYQNLEKSS
- a CDS encoding NUDIX hydrolase — encoded protein: MSRKVSKVFKQSGVIPYRVNNGKVEILLITTRNFQHWVIPKGDISNGMSPPASAAKEAWEEAGVIGQVDANELGSYKYRKGGKIYRVKMYLLPVEMLSEDYPEASQRKRQWVEVTIAIRRVKFNSLKRILKGFFQVKSHFCAFQDTSHI